CGGTCGGCTACAAGCTGGGTTACTGTTGCCTGAAGGCGAAAGCCTACGCTGACGCGATCGAAGCATGTAACGAAGTGCTGAAGCAGAGTACGGATTATCCGAGGATCAGGAAAGATATCTTGGAGAAGTGTATCAATAATCTTCGCACATGAAACATCCGAATTTGTTCAGCTTGAACTTGTATATCGATTGTTTACTTGTTACTACACATTGTACACACATCCGTCCTCCTTCACTATTGATGTAGATATGTAATAGTTTAGagtgaataaatatttagataactACTTAATCAATGTagtatatttctgaaacatttaGCAGTTTGTAATGGTTTGTAATATTAaccaaattaatattaaccagTTTATTTGTTAGTAAAATATACGTTAAGACGATAACATCAAAGTTGCGAAACGGACGAAACGATCACTAAAATTGACGATTATTGGTTAACGATTAACATAATGATTAATTGGCCATGGTTATTTTACAAATCTATCCTTAGACTTCAGTTTAACACATTAGTTTACTATTATCCGCAACTAATGGAACGTTTTGTATCTTTGAATGTAACGATTATTCTAGTTTCTTCTGCGAAGTTAACTTATAGACAATTATCGAGacgttataatttatcataacAACTTAAAATTCTGTTTGATCGACGAGCGAGATTTACAGGTCCAGGTACATGATACGCGTGGCCGAAGCCGCGCCGCACAGTGCCAGAATACTGGCGACGTAAATCACTGCTGCGGTAGTGCCCGTGAAGCTAACGATCGTGCCTAAGCAGCAGGATAGCAGGAACTGCGCGAGGAATACCATAGAAGAGACGATGGCGACATCGGTCCCTAGACCGCGCACAAAGCCGCCGGAAACCGCATTGCCCTCGGTTGTCAGGGCGAATGTCGAGGACGCATGATAGTGTGCTACAAGTAGATAGGGCATGGTAAATAGCGTAGAATACATGACGCCAGCGGCCCACGAGAAGATGATGACGCCGACCGGATGCTTCGTTAGGGCCATTAGGAGCATGCCGACGCTGTAGAAGAGTAGCCCGTAGATGTAAACCTGGatgtgcataaaaatattcaaagatGTAAACgtgaatgaaatatttcgaagATATTGTTTCTATTTTAGACATTCTTTCTCGATCATAGCGTGATTAATTACCTAtgtataattgcaatttaaaaacttataactttatatttattaaatgatgTAAGACTTTCCATATGATAGATTGTCGGCTATATCAAGACATCCAGAGAACGTTTACAGTGTTACAATAGATATACTCGAGTATATGTCATACAGATACcgaaatattgtatatcaaAGTTCTATCGGACAGTGTTCTGCTAGAAAGTGCTTATAttgcttgcaaaatattatttctattattattagtcttataAATATTCGTAAACATTCTCCGGAAGAATCTTAAGTTTCCCGGGGCCCTCCCACTAACGCACGCGAGGACAACCGTGGAGTTTTAGCCGGTAAGAATTCGGCACTCCCCCCGTCTTTTCCAGAAGGCGGGGGGGTCTTCCCCCTCTTGAGGGGGCTACTGGGTAGTGCATGGGTAAACCGGGCTCGCCCGGGATCCCAGTAGTCGAAGATTTCtccacgttaaaaaaaaaatatttgcaaacaTACTTTAagaagtataaatataaaaatatcaatcttAACTTAATATGAAATTGTAGAGAACCAAGGATTTTTTATGTCGAATTGAATTGAATCgaatttaatttccttttcCGAATTTGAATCGCAAATCGAatcgacaaaattttattcgaatcgaagcgaattaaatgaaataaaatcaaatcgttgaaatataatttttaattaacaatataattcgatattattagattaaattttaacacgtaGAGTCGTAGGTATAATATCATCAATCATAGAAATCATAGAATCATAGAATTTCGATTCGTATTCGAATAGTTCGCACATCTCTAACTATTTGATATTAGTATTTCTTAAACGTAATAAAGCTCTTACTTTACGCGCTCGGAAACGCTGGATCAGCCGCTCGATGATCAACGAGTAGCACGAGCAGGATAACGAGTACATGGACATGCCCCAGCATCCGAATCGCACGCCCTCCTCGTAGAGTTCCCGCTCGTCGGTGTCGGCGGGTGCCCGCGGATTCCCGCCGAATACCGCCTCGCCCACGAAATCCGTGAAGTACAGGGAGTAGCATACATGCGCCATCCAGCAGAAAAGATTCGTCAGGCACACCTGGCGAAGACTACGCGGCATGTAAACGATGGACAGCAGGTACTCCTTCAGGGTCGCCTTGTGGTTCGCTTCGCTCTCGATATCGTCGAAGCCGTAATTGACGTGGCTGCCTTCGGAAATAGGATCCTCGGAATGGTCAGAGAGTTGCGTCTGAAGCGGACGGAGGGTGAATTccttaattgataattttgacACTAGCGTCTATCAACAATCTTTTTCTATCAAGAAATTGATACATGTTTCCACTAGTTTCTCAATCGCAGATAAAGATCAGACAGTTAAACAGTTTTTCACTTCAGTCAAATcatgaaaaattgtaaataaaatgagaaCGCTAAGCTGAAAAGTGTCATTGGATTAAATATCGGGACAATACCGGCCctattgaaaacatttttatattttctcagaaattttctaaatatttcttatgtttTAGACAACTTAGATTtatggaaaattaaaaaaaaaaatatgtaaaatttttcagatacCTACTTTCAGAAACAAGTGGATGAGGATTTTCGGAATGTTTTAGTATctatatgtatgaaaatttctaCGAAAATGCATggattttctcatatttattcaaatttctaCAACGATGTGTTGGcaggaaaaatctgaaatatttattattattttatttgagtttctaaaaaaacatttaaattcgaaatgtttataaaaaaaatctaaaaattttgaaagttttaaaattttcatagaaattctgactaataatataaaaaattccgaGACATTTTTCCATCAGGGTAACATTTTCGAGCTTACTTCCGTTTGCAAGGAATCCGTCTCATGCTCAGTATTAAGCGCACCGTACGTTTTCGACTCGTCAGGGATAATCTTATCGCGTTCGTCTTGCTTCTCTGTCCCTTGGACTTCTTCCAGAGCCTAAACGCAAAAAGAATTGTATTaagcgataaataaaaatgacagtaacattatatatagaagCCACGTTCACCTTTGGCTCGTTCATTTGCCGGTACTGATCTCGCTCAAGTAATTGGAGAGGAATCTCCTGGAAGCTGGTAATGGTACATATGACACAGACGACGAAGATGATCGTGATGAGAGTGAAGGTCGCGTGCACATGTCCGCCCAGCATAATACCGAGCGATGTGGCGTCCCAATTGATGCCGCCTAAACCGTAGCCCATAAAGCCCCCCAAGCCTGCCATTATGGTGAACGTGCTTAAGCCTTTGGCATGGTCCTCTGTGAATATTTCAGACGTTAATCAAAGAGAAAAATCGCTTGtagagtttattaaaattgtatataattatctctctctctcgcttggTTTTTTTTACCTACAATATTCGTGttcgtatttaaaaagattaaattgtattttaatttgtcgATTCGAACGGGATTTATGTCGAATCCTGGAAAACACATATGGATGCTTACCAGGTACAGTGACATCAAGGAGATACGCCCTCGCTGGGCTCTGACAGGCGTCGGCGTCGAAGTCGAGCAACACCGTGCCGAGAATAGTGAAGAAGATGCCCCAGGAGTGCGAAGAAGCCCTTTCAACAGATTCGAGCGTTACCTCCTCGGGTAACTTCGCCGTTGTGCGATGTCCGAGCGGGATAGTCTCGTTCGTGCGGAACGGCATGTCGCCGAACAGGTAGCCAACGTGCTCGCCATTCGGTACCAAGATGAGTCCTGTAAAGGTGCAAAAATTCTCTTGTTGATGCTGAGATATACGTcacaaaaacatttaaaacgtCTTAAGATAAGAACGGCAAATatggtaaataatttaaaaaaagcgaaaaatcTCTGGTggaaagaatttttcatatcatcataatttctatgaaaatttcAAGACTCAAAATTTGACTCAGAATTTTTACACGAATTAGAAtacttttcagaaaaatttagacaaaataataataaaatatttcagatctTTTCCGTCaacatttttgtagaaatttgaataattaagtatgagaaaaatagaaaattcacGCATCagtttatcagaaattttcatacaatattgaaatatccCGAAAATCttcattcaattatttctgaaagtatctgagaaattttacatatttttcagaatttttcataaatccaAAATATGAGaagtttttagaaaatttctgaagaaaatatgagaatttttttcaccACAGGGACATctccgaaataaaataaataaaatgaagaaaatataaaaaagtccACGGCTTGCCTATTAAAACTCCGAGCGCTAACAGGAGGATGAAGGGTCGCCTCCTGCCGTACTTGAGTCTACAGCGATCGCTCATACTGCCGAGAATGGGTGTCACGAAGAAGCCTACGAGGGGGCTCAGCGCCCACACCAGGGTCATGTGCTGGTGATCGACGCCGATCTTCAGGAGCGTCGGCGAGACGAAAGCGGTCTCCGCCGCGTACGAGAACTCGATTCCCATTACGGCCGCCGATACCCTCACCAGTTCGGCGCGGGTCTTCTTCCTGAGATTATTAGGAAAAacaaatagagaaaaagaaaactgaTACAACATATCTAGCATAAtattacactgttaaatattaaagaatgaaatttaaaccagtatcttgagttaaatattttatttttaattaccatgtgtgtcaaaatttattattttaactctattgatctagttaaattaacattgttttatagTTAAATTTACGATATTAAGTAGGAGCAGTGGTGACCTATAAGAGTGGTTACAAAtaactcaaattgagtataatttgacactatgaATTtaactgtataatatatatatttctattaaatgtAACATAACATAGTTTGCAGGAGTTAATTTATGGGATAAAATCTCGGAATCGAACCTGGGACCCCATCAAATACGAGTCGATCTTTCACACGGAGCAACTCACTACATCTCatgtataatgttattttaaatattcccaGATAGCAGAGTGGCGTCAAGTGGCGTAATAGTGCAGTCAAAGTGACGGATTGTTGTCGTTAGAGACGTCACTTTGACGGCATTATAACGTCATTTGACGCACTCTGCTATCTGggtttatattacataattatattatgcatcTATACAAGAACAAAGGGATTAGTTCGACAGTACATTGATATACGTTAAGAGCTAATTGAATGTGAAATTCTTTACCTGTAGATGTGAGAATAGTCGTCCAAAGTGCGCTCTAATTTGGGCGGCCCCCGTAGATGATGCCTTAACCCTTCTAAGCCTTGATCCAGATTCAGACTGTTTTTCCATTCTTTCCACACGCTCCATCGTTCCCTGATGGAGTCGCGAACACCGTGAATCCTACCCATGAGTCCCTCATACTCGTGCAATTTGTCCACCATGATCAACCCCTTATCTCGCGCGACACAGGGTAAGCGATATAACGGTGGGGCACTCGAGTGTGTGGAGAAGTGTCATTGTTCAAAAAGGTGTCACTGGCGAACCGcaatttccatatttttttctcgcggaCTATTATAAGTGtcaactgtaaaaaaaatattgttattaatcacacaaatatctttcttaaaGATAATTTCAAGAAGAAACAtagatacttttataaaaaattccattttagtttctcatttatttcaaCAAGTAGGAAATAAATCAGctctgtaaaagaaataaaaatgtaatcttaatcttttttattgactaaccatgattttattttatatctgtcATAAATGCGCGAGACAGATTGATCTTTTCGAATTAGGAAACTCCGCGTTGCATTATTCGTTGCGTTACATCATCAATTAAATATGAGCAACCCAAGCAACAAGAGATGGCACAAAGAACTCTCGATCTCAATCATCGTTGGCGGAATTTTGGCAGAAATACGAGTCGGTTTACGAGTCGACTGGACCACATCGCGAGCCGCGCGAGAAAACGCGGACGCGGACGGACGACGGACGACTGATCGCTGCAAGCTCGCCGCGGAAGCAAGCACGAAAGCTCGAGAAACGCCCGCGCAATCTCAGGAGAGGCACTCGCGAGACTCGCTTGATTCTCGATTCACTGAAATGAGTTTTCCGCGTACCGTTCAGAGGGTAGCTCGTTACTCCTGAAATCTCGTTGCTCCTAGTCAATGTGCCAAGACAGATCACTTCAATTTCAAAAACGACAAGTCGATGAAATTCACAGACTGACGTGAAAATCTGTGATTTCGAGTCACCTTGCGAAATCGAtctgtttgaaaaaaaaaaaagattactttataattattgtaaaaatatcaaaaatactgAAACAATCTTCTTACAATTGAATGAGGGAAAGATTTTTCACCATCAGTACAGCGCAGTTCGAGCGATCATTTTGTTTCTACGAGTAAATCTGGGAGATCCGTCGGACTTTGCCGTTGTATTTTTCTTCATGGTAACGGCGGGAGGTTTACGCGATGTTCAATAAGGGGTGGaacaatctctctctttctctcccggCATGGCACATGCAATCCGATTACCGCGTATAGCGGTAAATGCGTCTCGGTAAATCGAGCAAACACGAAGGTCTATTCATTTCGTctctcttcgtcttcttcttgcGCTCCATCTCACcctcgttaaataaataaattacgggGAAAAACGACGGTACGAAATGAGGAAATAAATGAGTTTTATGGGGACAACAAAGTGTGTATAGATCGATTATCGTTTATCGGCCTAATACGTAACTTCGACCAAGGCCATTCACGCAACGGAAGCTCCGCGCGTTGTAGGTCTTCGTGGCCGCTGATGTTCCGCGCTCGATATATCCCAGGCGAAGCTTTAACAGTGTCAACCTCCTAAATTCTCTTTAGAATATCGAACGCCGCTGTAAAATTAAATCCTTGGGCATCCGGGAGGCTCTCAAATCCTTTCTTTATCCTTAcacatctgcaaaaaaaaatcttaagaaTATACGAACTAACGCGATTTTAATCTTACTTTTTCAGAGTAATTTATCTTGAATAGcttctttttctctaattGAGATCGTGCTAAAAGCAAAATGTCTTTTGCAAAATGGAAATGATGTCATGCTAACGCTCAGTGAATAGGgattataaaaatagcttGAAAACGAGATGATATATATAAGGAGATTTCGCTCTTTTCATTGCtttgaattttattcttgGACTTTCGAAGTTTCCCCTGCGCGGTCTAAAATCAATCCAGGTTTTCCGTCCTCGGAAGTAATACACTTCGAGGGATGTGAGTTTATTTCTCCGAAGGACGGAGCGAAGCCGATTGAAACCCAGCCTCACCCGGCCTTTTAAAAGAAACGCGGACGAATGCGGCAGGATACAATTCCCTCGCAGGAAATTACGTCTGCGAGTCCGCGCGTCAGTGGAGCGCTTCATTAACACGCGGTGCTATTTTCCACGCGCTTTTAAACCGCGGGGGATCAATATTCATTGTCGTCACCGTTGATATCGTCGATGTTGTTAAATGCTCGAGGGGACGCATTATCACTGATATGGGTTTCCAAGGGATAGGTATCGATACAAGATTTCGTATCACGACCGGAAATACGGAGAGTCAAGGCCGCGACGAGATCCGGAGATCGGAACGTCGTCGGACGGTTCCAAGGGAGTCTGATCAAGATCCGATGAGGGTCCGGCGAGATAAACCGCATCCAGATAGATAGAGGGTGTGCGTATTAGTGGTGCGTATAGGATTTGGCGGACGTCAATAGAGTCGCAATTAATAGTTTTCGCTCGTACCTTACTTGTTCTAATTAAGGCATCCCGGGTGTCCCGGTACGCGCCAATCGCTTCCGCAGGGCCGGCGCGAGAGATCAGATCGGATATTTTCAAGGAGTCACTCATCATTCATCACTGAAAATAATggttaagatatatttatctctatataatttattaagaacaaaaataatcgGATCCgcactatatttattaatttattaagaagagagaaagtaatataattgtatgttaattaattaaattaattttcattaaataaattatatttaattataccaGATAGCGTTGCAAAAAGCAACTATATTATTCTAGTCATAAGAAGAATGAAAACGAAACTATAGTTCCAAGAACATTCTTACTAATCTCTCAGAGCAATCTTTTAGTTAAACCAATTAAGTCTTATTAACTCTCTTTATTTTGAAAGATCGCAATTCTTATGCTCTTGCAATTTTTCGTCGCAAATGCTATTAGTTAGAgatatcgatttattaaaggttttatttcttttttattctacttTCATTAATGTAGGTTGTACAACACAAATGTAtagcttttttatttgaaattacattgtatataatttttaaataatatattagattGTGCATCTCTCTTAGAAAGTTAGCTTTTATCATCAGCTTCTTACAATTTCtattgtaaaaaagtttttcaattCTCCTGTAAAGTTCAGATCGTTATATAGCTTCGCCCAAAGCTTTAAAGCAGATAAACGAACCTTCTTCACTATCTTCTATCTTGATATTTAACGATACAATGCGGTTAATTCATGCGTTTCTCATCGAGTCTATCGTGGCGCTAAAAAATCTACTGTCGACCCTGCGCATTCCTTTTGCCATTGGCCCATATTCGTCTAAATATCGCGCCGTACCCGAGGCAGTTAGGGTCGCGGCCACCGAAAGTGGTGAATGGCGAGGCCGCTGTCACCCATGAAAAAACGTCGCGCCTCTTCGTCGACGTATCTCGTCCCGATT
This sequence is a window from Temnothorax longispinosus isolate EJ_2023e chromosome 11, Tlon_JGU_v1, whole genome shotgun sequence. Protein-coding genes within it:
- the Lovit gene encoding membrane-associated transporter protein isoform X1, which translates into the protein MVDKLHEYEGLMGRIHGVRDSIRERWSVWKEWKNSLNLDQGLEGLRHHLRGPPKLERTLDDYSHIYRKKTRAELVRVSAAVMGIEFSYAAETAFVSPTLLKIGVDHQHMTLVWALSPLVGFFVTPILGSMSDRCRLKYGRRRPFILLLALGVLIGLILVPNGEHVGYLFGDMPFRTNETIPLGHRTTAKLPEEVTLESVERASSHSWGIFFTILGTVLLDFDADACQSPARAYLLDVTVPEDHAKGLSTFTIMAGLGGFMGYGLGGINWDATSLGIMLGGHVHATFTLITIIFVVCVICTITSFQEIPLQLLERDQYRQMNEPKALEEVQGTEKQDERDKIIPDESKTYGALNTEHETDSLQTEEFTLRPLQTQLSDHSEDPISEGSHVNYGFDDIESEANHKATLKEYLLSIVYMPRSLRQVCLTNLFCWMAHVCYSLYFTDFVGEAVFGGNPRAPADTDERELYEEGVRFGCWGMSMYSLSCSCYSLIIERLIQRFRARKVYIYGLLFYSVGMLLMALTKHPVGVIIFSWAAGVMYSTLFTMPYLLVAHYHASSTFALTTEGNAVSGGFVRGLGTDVAIVSSMVFLAQFLLSCCLGTIVSFTGTTAAVIYVASILALCGAASATRIMYLDL
- the Lovit gene encoding membrane-associated transporter protein isoform X2; translated protein: MVDKLHEYEGLMGRIHGVRDSIRERWSVWKEWKNSLNLDQGLEGLRHHLRGPPKLERTLDDYSHIYRKKTRAELVRVSAAVMGIEFSYAAETAFVSPTLLKIGVDHQHMTLVWALSPLVGFFVTPILGSMSDRCRLKYGRRRPFILLLALGVLIGLILVPNGEHVGYLFGDMPFRTNETIPLGHRTTAKLPEEVTLESVERASSHSWGIFFTILGTVLLDFDADACQSPARAYLLDVTVPEDHAKGLSTFTIMAGLGGFMGYGLGGINWDATSLGIMLGGHVHATFTLITIIFVVCVICTITSFQEIPLQLLERDQYRQMNEPKALEEVQGTEKQDERDKIIPDESKTYGALNTEHETDSLQTETQLSDHSEDPISEGSHVNYGFDDIESEANHKATLKEYLLSIVYMPRSLRQVCLTNLFCWMAHVCYSLYFTDFVGEAVFGGNPRAPADTDERELYEEGVRFGCWGMSMYSLSCSCYSLIIERLIQRFRARKVYIYGLLFYSVGMLLMALTKHPVGVIIFSWAAGVMYSTLFTMPYLLVAHYHASSTFALTTEGNAVSGGFVRGLGTDVAIVSSMVFLAQFLLSCCLGTIVSFTGTTAAVIYVASILALCGAASATRIMYLDL